In one Hypanus sabinus isolate sHypSab1 chromosome 11, sHypSab1.hap1, whole genome shotgun sequence genomic region, the following are encoded:
- the LOC132401610 gene encoding beta-1,3-galactosyltransferase 2-like produces MLQWRRRYCCLMKITWNVKRSLFRTHIIALLCLVFLLALFLLINQHDWVTSKTWSKESGYSVSHTMRGFRSPKSTANQSTMRSIWKEPSQVQRIHSANASTELSLPDINGLGDILNANGTTYSEKRTGYNPHHHYKYIINEPNKCEGQSPFLIVLIATEPNQIEARHAIRQTWGNESNVPGLRMIHLFLLGLRMAGGTFQQALYEESRQFHDIIQQDFLDTYYNLTIKTLMGMNWVATYCPHAWYVMKTDSDMFVNTEYLMNKLLKPLHPPRHNYFTGYLMRGYSPNRNKDSKWYMPPELYPSERYPVFCSGTGYVFSGDLAEKIYKVSLSIRRLHLEDVYVGICLAKLRIDPVPPPNEFLFNHWRVSYSSCKYSHLITSHQFQPNELIKYWNHLQQNKHNACASMAKEKGHRGHGRYRTKKMH; encoded by the coding sequence ATGCTTCAGTGGAGAAGACGCTACTGCTGCTTAATGAAGATAACTTGGAATGTTAAACGTTCTCTGTTTCGGACTCATATTATTGCACTTTTATGCCTTGTGTTTTTGCTTGCATTATTTCTGTTGATTAATCAACATGACTGGGTAACTAGCAAAACATGGTCAAAAGAATCTGGTTATTCTGTTTCTCATACAATGAGAGGATTCAGATCGCCAAAAAGTACTGCCAACCAGAGCACAATGAGGAGTATTTGGAAAGAACCATCTCAAGTACAGAGGATACATTCAGCAAACGCTAGCACTGAACTTTCTCTTCCAGATATTAATGGATTAGGGGATATACTGAATGCTAATGGAACCACATACAGTGAAAAGAGAACAGGGTATAATCCCCATCACCATTACAAGTATATTATCAATGAACCAAACAAATGCGAAGGGCAAAGCCCATTCTTAATTGTGTTGATTGCAACTGAACCTAACCAAATTGAAGCAAGACATGCAATTAGGCAAACTTGGGGAAATGAAAGCAATGTTCCTGGATTACGTATGATACATCTGTTCCTCCTAGGTTTAAGAATGGCTGGTGGCACCTTCCAACAAGCTTTATATGAAGAAAGTAGACAGTTCCATGATATTATTCAACAAGACTTCCTGGATACATATTATAATCTAACTATTAAAACTCTGATGGGAATGAACTGGGTTGCAACATATTGTCCGCATGCCTGGTATGTCATGAAGACTGACAGTGACATGTTTGTGAACACAGAGTACTTAATGAACAAACTCCTGAAGCCTTTGCATCCACCACGTCACAATTATTTCACTGGATATCTGATGCGTGGTTATTCACCAAATCGGAACAAGGATAGCAAGTGGTATATGCCTCCAGAACTCTATCCAAGCGAGCGTTATCCAGTCTTTTGTTCAGGAACTGGTTATGTTTTCTCTGGGGACTTAGCTGAAAAGATTTACAAAGTTTCTCTGAGCATCAGGCGTTTGCATTTAGAGGACGTCTATGTGGGCATCTGTCTTGCCAAACTGAGAATTGACCCTGTGCCACCACCCAATGAATTCCTTTTCAATCACTGGCGTGTTTCTTACTCCAGCTGTAAATATAGTCATCTAATTACCTCCCATCAGTTCCAACCCAATGAATTAATCAAGTACTGGAACCACTTGCAGCAAAACAAGCACAATGCCTGTGCCAGTATGGCAAAAGAAAAAGGCCACAGAGGACATGGTAGGTATCGCACAAAGAAAATGCACTGA